The sequence below is a genomic window from Patescibacteria group bacterium.
TGATAATTTAGAAGAAAAATACCAGGACTTAATCGGCAGGAATAATATCAATACTTTTTGTCAGGCCGGACAGGAGCTTATTTCTGAATATGGCTTAGGTAAAAATACTATCAGCCATACCGCTTATTTAACCAAGTGCCAGGAAAAATTTACTGAAGAGAATTCTAACACCAGTAATTCCATTTTAATCAATAACTGCCAGAATGAATTAAGTCCGATAATTATTGATTTTTTAAGCCCGGGTAATTAATATAAATATAAAAAAATAAGGTGTACCTATTGTTGATACACCTTTTTTTATAAGATAAGTTCAAGATAAGATACCCGCCAATTTATTGCGCGAGATTTGATAGCCAAGGAAAAGTAAACAAACAAAGACGAATACAATGTTGACTATCGGGGCTAGAAAAACGTGTTTTATTATTAAGATTAGTAAATTATCTTCCATATCAATATCTCCTTTCCTATTCTAATTTATCCAGTTATTGCCTAAATTAAATTCTCGCAAATAAATAAACCTGATTATTAATGATATAGTGCAATAAAAAATAATCCATTTTAGCCAAGCCATAGTTTCAAAGCCATAATACATACTTAAAAGCCATATACCCCCGGTTAGAAAAATCAATATAATTTTTATCCGGGTGAAAGCAATTAGTAATGCTGCTAAACAAAAAATAAAAAAGCAGATGATTAATAAAAAGATAAGAACCGGCGAAATGGCTAAAAGATCATCATCAATATTCTGATCATCTTCACAAATTACATTATTACTCACAATAAAACCTCCTTAAAATTCAAAATTTAAAGAACAATCTTTTCTAAATTCCTATATTACTTTATACTACATAGATCTAATTGTGTCAATAAAAAATAAGGCCTCTTACAAGGGTAAGAAGCCTTTTATTTTCGCTGATAATCATTATAATTATTCTTAAAAGGAACTAAGGTTCTTAAAAAAGCAGTAATAAAAATGCCTAACAAGAGTCCTAAAATAAAAATTCTGCCGAAAATAAAAATAAGTATAATAATGATCAGAGTCATCAGACCCAATGCCTTGGGGCCAAGAGTAAAAATAAATAAAACTAAAAGAACTAAAAAAGCTAATAATTTTCTGATTATTTTAAAAGGGCTGTTTTTCATAAACCCTCCTTCCCTCTTCTATATAAAGAAAATACTTTAGCTCAAATTATAATACTCTAACTTGACTTTATTGTCAAACCATTTGCTGACTAAGCCTTGAGCTTGCGGCGTTAAATCAGAAACAAAAAACTGGTGTTTTTGAGATTTAATTTTTTTAAATATTTCCGGATTAGCTTCTAAATATTTTTTAATTTCTTTAACTATCTCGCTAGCTGAATCAATCAAGGCCACGTTTTTACCCGTTTTTTGCTTAATAATATTTTTCAAAAAAGGATAATGAGTACAGCCTAAAATTAAAGTATCAACTTGCTTTTGCTTTAAGGGCCATAAATATTTTTTTAGTATTTTTTTGGTTTCCGGTCTTTTCAGCCAATTCTCTTCCACTAGAGGGACTAACAAGGGCGCTGGCTGGGAAAAAACTTTAATTTCATTATCTTTTGATTTAATTAATTTTTTATAGATACCGCTATTAATAGTAGCCCGAGTGCCAATAACGCCAATTCTTTTATTTTTAGTTTTTTTTACGGCCGCTTTAACCGCCGGGCTAATAACTTCAAAAATTGGTAAAGAGGGATATTTTTTTTTCAAACCCGGAAAAGCCACGGCTGAAGCAGTATTGCAAGCAATAACAATTATATCCGCTCCCTGATTAATTAAAAAACGAGTGTCTTCATGCGCATACCCTTCTATTATTTCCGGCCCCTTGTTACCGTAAGGTGTACGAGCCGTGTCACCAAAATAAACAATACCGGCTTGAGGCAATTGTTTAAAAAATTCATGAATCACTGTAAGCCCCCCTAAGCCTGAATCAAATATGCCAATCATTTGTTTTGCTTGATAAAATTTACTAATTCCTCCCTTTTTTCCTCCATAATTTCTTTAGTGTCAGCTTCCACGGTAATTCTCAGTAAGGGTTCAGTATTTGAAGGCCGGACATTAAACCACCAATCTTTATATTCCACAGTAATACCGTCTAAATCATCTTGGCGGCCGTCTTGATATTTTTCTTTTATTTTATTAATTATTTCTTCAGCATTTTCTATCTCTACATTTGTCTCCGGACTTTTTACATATTTGGCAAATGGTTTAATAATTTCAGATAATGGTTGATTATGTTTCGATAAAACTTCCAATAAAATAAGAAATGAAATAAAACCCGAGTCAGCAAAAGCATTTCTCCGAAAAGAATAATGAGCCGAAAGCTCGCCACCCATTATGCCTTTTTCTTCCCGCATCTTTTTGGAAATATTAACGTAGCCGGTTTTTGCGCGAATCGGCCGCCCCCCCCATTTTTTAATATATTCCGGCACTGAGCGAGAGCAAATTAAATTGTAAACAATACCGGCTCCTTTTTCTTTTTCCAGAAAAAACTTAGCCAGGATTAATAAAGTAATATCAGCGGCAATAAAATTACCTTTCTCATCAACAAAGAAAAGCCGGTCGGTATCGCCGTCAAAAATAGCGCCAAAATCTGCCTCTTCTTTTTTAACTGCTTCGGTAATCTGTTTTTGGCTTTCCGGCATCAAAGGATTAGAGGGATGAGCCGGAAAATTACCATCTAGTTTAAAATTTA
It includes:
- the murI gene encoding glutamate racemase, which encodes MIGIFDSGLGGLTVIHEFFKQLPQAGIVYFGDTARTPYGNKGPEIIEGYAHEDTRFLINQGADIIVIACNTASAVAFPGLKKKYPSLPIFEVISPAVKAAVKKTKNKRIGVIGTRATINSGIYKKLIKSKDNEIKVFSQPAPLLVPLVEENWLKRPETKKILKKYLWPLKQKQVDTLILGCTHYPFLKNIIKQKTGKNVALIDSASEIVKEIKKYLEANPEIFKKIKSQKHQFFVSDLTPQAQGLVSKWFDNKVKLEYYNLS
- a CDS encoding phosphomannomutase/phosphoglucomutase, whose product is MPKINEKIFKSYDIRGTYPDQLNEEIAYLIGRAFACRSKAEEVTLGHDMRLSGPALKKALIKGIIDEGVNVKDIGLMPIDAVYASVGIFGDQAGIMITASHNPSEYNGFKMVLKDMKWIRGEELLEDVKNLPEQTAKNKGQVRQEDIMDKYINHVMSFVDKDKIKPFKVVVDAGNGLAGRIIPELEKELPIKVRPLNFKLDGNFPAHPSNPLMPESQKQITEAVKKEEADFGAIFDGDTDRLFFVDEKGNFIAADITLLILAKFFLEKEKGAGIVYNLICSRSVPEYIKKWGGRPIRAKTGYVNISKKMREEKGIMGGELSAHYSFRRNAFADSGFISFLILLEVLSKHNQPLSEIIKPFAKYVKSPETNVEIENAEEIINKIKEKYQDGRQDDLDGITVEYKDWWFNVRPSNTEPLLRITVEADTKEIMEEKREELVNFIKQNK